From the Leptospira andrefontaineae genome, the window TCAGAAATATTCTGCGAATTTGAACTCCGGACTTTCCTTCCACAAATACTCTGAACTCAACATCATCTACAACTGGATTCGTGATTTCAAATATTAAAGTTTTAGAGTTCGGATCTTCTCCATTTTCTTGCGGAGATAAAAGTAATAAGCCTCTATTATAAGCTACATCGAACTTAGCATGATCCAAATTTTTGCCCAAGTAATCTAATCTATACTTACCTTTAGCAAGTGTCAAAAAAGGGCCATAAACTAAAGTACCTTCATGCCTAGTTGCAGAAATAGTTCCATCCTCTTCGGACTTTCCGCAAGAAGACAAAAAGCCGGATTCTCCCGGAATCCATTCAAATTGAACCCTCTCTGATCCTTTGGCTGCTTCATTCTTTTCAATCTTAAAGATTTGAAAATTTAGATTTCTTTTATATAAGAATTCCGGAAATCTAAATATTGATTCATCAGGAAAAAGACCGGATAATTGTAGATTTCCAATTAAAGAAAATTTTAAATTGCCGTTTAATCCGGAAAAATCTCCATTTTGTATAATATAAATATCCTTCTTTTTTGCCAAAAAATCGGGAATTCGTCTTATAACTTCAGCCGAATCATTTATCAAAAATATATTCTTTCCGTAAATATAACGAAGAGGGGAAGCAATTTGAATCTTATTAGTAAAGTAAATTGAATCTTCGTCAGGTAGTTCCTGGACAAAATTTTCATACCCTTTCACATAACCTTCCATCATTGATTGGGACAAGATCAATTTAGATCTCCAATGGGTGTGAAAGATAGCAGCTCCTCCTATAACGAGCAAAACTAAAAGTTTAACCATTTTATTGGATATTGGAATATTCTGAATTCCAGCTACAGACCCTAATATAGCGAAAGGAATAGAAAATAACATCCACCTTCGTGAAGCCCATAGATGGTCCGCTGCGATACTAGGGCTTAACAAATAAGCTATCAATAAAAATGTTCCTATCAAAAATAAGAATAATGAATGGAATTTGTTTTTATGAAAGAGATAAACATTTAAAGCAAAAGGAAGAAAGACGAATAACCAAACAGGAACATACCACAAAAAAATAGGAAGAGAATTTAAGGCAAGAAAGCTACCAGGCTGAAGGTTACTGAATATCTTCGCTTGAATTTCCGGACGAATAAGATAAGCGTAAATCCCCAACAGCCAAATTGACAGAAAAAAGAAAATCCGAATCGATTTTATATTTTTATTATAAAATCCTCTAATTCTATTTAATAGATCCTTCTTAGTCTGCCAAAGAAAAATTTCCAATATAAGAACAAATAGGGAAATTATCGAAAGAGATAGAACTATCTTTAAAAACCCCCTTTCCCAGAGATGAAAGAGATATACTCTTGAACTGAAATATGCATAGATCAAGGATAAAATATTTAAAATGAGGAATGTGAAAATAAAGTATAAAGTATTTTTAAAATACTTTTCGAAAAACAAAAGAATGAACACAGAATACAATACGATTATCGGGAAATATATATAAGCATCTATTCTAGAAAAGGAAGAAAGTCCAAAACATAAGCCGATCAGGAAGTAAATCCACTTATTTGTTGCCCGAAAAAATGTTTGGATAGAGTATATAGTGAAAAGAATTAAAAACTGCGAATATGTTTCAGTAAGCACCGATCTAACATTCCAAATTTGAGAAACGTTAAATACATACAGAATGGTTGCAAAAATCGCATAGACAGGATCTAAAATTCTCCTAACAATTAAGTAAAAAAAGAAGACTGAAAAATAAGCGAAGATAGAATTTACCCGAAATAATCCATCCATTCCGAAAAGATCATATCCGATTGCTAAATAAGTAGGCACTAAATGGAAAAAGTCAGGTGACCTATATTCCTCTGAATCTGATATCCCTTCCTGAAAGTTAGCATGAATTGATGGGAAGTCCATGCGCACTGCTTGCCCGAAAGTTTCACTTATCAATTTGGTATCAGAAATTTCTAAATGTAAACCTCCACTTTTAGAAATATTAATACCAAAAATTGCATAAAGCCCTGGGTCCCTTCCGCCATCCAGATACCACGTTGGGAATCCTGCATACAAATACAAGGCCACCAAGGAAAATAGAATGATAAATATAAGTTCCGGTTTTTTGATTTCGAATCGGCGTAATTTACGTAATTCTACTTTTCTATAAGCAAATAAACAAATAATGTGAATGAAAGAGAATATAAAGAAAGAAAGAATAATTCTCTCTATGCTATAGACCCCAAACAGAGTGAGTAGAAAGGAAATAATCCCTATATATAGTAAAGGAGATACTAAGGATAAAAGAACAGTCCCTATTCTTCCCGGGCCTTTAAGCCTACTAAAAAGGAAAAATAAGAGTATTGAAGATAAGATCCATCCGGCAAAAAAAAAGAATACGATCAAAAGTGAAAAACTTTCCTACTTTAGGTATCTTCTCTTTTTACGATCCCGTAAAAGATAATATTATCCAATTCTTGGACCAGATCTCGGATAGAATACGGGGTTTGTGCTAAAAAGTTCGGATCGAACATTGCTTCGGAAGCTGCCGAGTGAATGAGAAGCACGATATCCGGATTTACATCGGAACGAATTTCGCCGTTCTTGATGCCGGTTTCGATCATCTTCCTCATTGTTCTGTTAATGTTTTTTTCTTTTAGAGACTGGATCTGTTTCCAAATATCAGGTGCTTGGTCACGGATCTCTCTTAGAAATTCGTTCATTCCATGGGGGATTTCGGAAGAGAGGCAACCTCTCATTGACTGGATTTTTTCTTTAATGGATTTGTCCGGGTCTTGGAAGATCCCTTCGATCCTGCCGTGAATTCTGAGATGTTTATCAGTCATCACTTCTTTTAACAATTCATGCTTATTGGCGAAGTGTTTATAAAGTGTTTTGCGACTGATCCTAAGAGTTCGAGCGATCTCTTCCATTCGAGTCTTCGCAAAACCGTATCGCAAAAATAGCTCGAACGATTTTTCGAATATTCTCTCTCGGACCTCGTCCTTCTCTTGGGTTAGTTCTTGTTCCACGGCGCTGTGCACTTTATTATCCCCCTTCCGCTTAGGAAACGATTTTTCAATCTAAAGACGATTTTAACGTCTCCTTTCCTCTGCGTATTATGCCATAAAGAAAAATATTGTCCAGTTCGGATATATTGGCCCGACGCTCGGTCGGGCTTTGTTCCCACTTGTAAATCGCATCTGAACAGGCGATTAATGCCATGATGAACAAGTCGGGCCTCAAGTCCGCTCTGAATTCTCCTAATTTTTTCCCCTCTTCCAATAAGCTTTCAATTTCAGTATCTATTAATTGGACCCTTTTTGCCTTCACCATTCTCCATATTTCCGGAATTTGATCCTGCAATTCCTTCCATAATGCGAAATGGCTGGGTTTACAAACATCCAATAGCTCTTTACTCATCTTCACAAATCGTTTAGAGAAGTCTAAAGCCCTATTGTTTCGAATTCTTTTAAGTTTATAGGCTGCCTTGGTTTGGCGATACTCCGCAGCGGCCTTTAAAACTTCTTCTTTGTTCGAATAATATTCGTATAAGGTCTTTTTTCCGATTTTGGACTCTTCTACAAAGTCCTCCATTCTAGTTTTCGCATAACCTTTCCGTTGAAAGACCCGAGATGCCCCGAGTAAAACTCGGAGCCTATTTTTTTTCTCGGCGAAGTCCATGATATTTATCGCGCATCCGGATCCGGAGAATTTCTACGGACCAGATTGTTCAACTTCTCTATATAAGAGAATGCTGCCGGAACCACTACTAACGTAAGTACGGTAGAAGAGATCAATCCACCTATGATCGCAACACCCATACTTGTCCTTTGTTTGGAAGCTTCGTTTAATCCAATCGCAATTGGAGCCATACCTGCAATCAAAGCGAATGATGTCATTAGGATCGGACGAAGACGTTCTCTTCCCGCCTCTATGATCGCTTCTTTCATTTCCACACCTCTTTGTATGAGCTGATTCGTGAAGTCCACAAGTAAGATAGAGTTTTTGGTAGCCACCCCGATGAGCATGATTAGCCCGATCATGGAGAATATATCCAAAGACTTTTGGGTTAAGAATAGAGCGATAAACGCTCCACAAAGCGCGAGTGGAAGGACCAACATGATCGCGATAGGTGTGATAAAACTTTCATACAAGGAAGCAAGAACCATGTAGATGAATAACACCCCAAGTCCCATAGCAATTCCAAGAGAAGTTCCCATCTCCTTAAAGTTCTCCGCCTGTCCTGTGTATCCGATACGAACTCCAGGAGGAAGAGGCAATTCTGTTTGCGTAAGTTTAGCTACTTCTTCCATTGCTCCACCCATACCTGGTCCATCCGGATTTACGTCCGCATAGATCTCAACGGATTGGTTTCTGTTCATACGGTTGATGGTAGCAAGACCTGTTGTTTCTTCCGCCTTAGCAACGTTTTGGATCGGGATCATCATGTTATTAAAGTTAGGAACAAAAGAATTATAGAAGTTATCCTTCAAATCTCTCTGACCTTCTTTCAATCGAACACGAATATCGTATTCCACTCCGTTTTCACGATAAACTGCAGGGGTAGTTCCCTCTACCAAAGTCCTTAATTCTGTTCCAATCACAGTTCCTGGAATTCCAAGTAGAACCTCTCTTTGGCGATCAGGTACAACTCTGAATTCCGGAGCTCCTGCTCTATAACTTGTGTCTACATCCAAAAGTGCCTTAGATTCTCTTAATCTTTCGAAAAGTTTTCTGGAATATTCTTCTACAACTTTACCGTTCTGTCCGCTAACAACCAAAGTGAAAGGTCTTTGTCCTCCACCCACGTTATCCACATCTTTCACGATAGGGTTTGCATAAGAGAATGATTCCAATTCCTTACGAAGAAGGTCTTTGAACTGAGAAGTGTTCATATTCCTTTCTTTTGCTGGGATCATCTCCACGAACATAGTCGCAGTCCTGTTCGTATTGAACATAGCCACCAATTTTACTTCTTTATGAGAAGAGATCTCTTTGTATGCATCCTGAGCGATCTCCGCCATTTTGTGTACGGATGTACCAGGAGGCATATCCAAGGTGACTTGGAATTTTCCTTGGTCCTGTGCAGGTAAGAATGTTTTAGGAATGTATTTGGTCAGCATTAAGCTAGCGACAAAGATCAAAACCGCACTACTCAATATGAACACAGGGCGTTTTAATGTGAATTTCAAAACGCTTGCATAAATATTTTCCAACCAAGTTTGGAATACGTTAAATCCGGATAAGACGCCATCCAAGCCCTTCTCGATTGGAGAAAGAATTCTTCCTAAAACTCCGAATACAAATTTCAAAAGTTCGAACACAGCCGAGAAGGCTCTGGAAACAATTCCTTTCGGAGCTTCTTGTGCTCTTATTTTAGAGAATGCAATTTCCTCTAAAGTGGTGGTCGCGCCGTTCTTCTTCTTTTTCTTTCCTTCAGTAGGAACACTTAAGAATTCTTGTGAAGAATGTCCATGACCTGCTTGTGCATGTGCTCCGGAAATTTTTCCACCGAAGTATGCGGATAACATTGGAGCAATTGTAAGTGCATCATAAAGAGAGATCAAAAGAGCAAAACAAACGGTAAGTCCGAATTCTCTTAAGAACTGTCCCACTACTCCACTCACGAATGCAATCGGCAAGAATACTGCGATCACAGTCATAGTAGTCGCAATTACAGCTAATGTTACTTCTTTAGTTCCTTCTGTAGAAGCTTCTCTCGCGGTTTTACCCATTTCCCTATGTCGGAAAATATTCTCACGGACTACGATCGCGTCATCAATTAGAAGTCCCACTGCCAAGCTCAATGCTAGAAGAGTCATCACGTTTACAGTAAACCCTGCAACCGCCATCAAAATGAACGCACCTAAAAGTGAGTTAGGCAATGCAAGTCCGGTGATGATCGTAGATCTTACACTTCCTAAGAATAATAGAACCACTACAATCGTGAGCGCGATACCTATGATGATTGTTTCTTTTACATCATAGATATTATCATCGATCTGAATGGAATTATCATTTGCGATCGAAAGAACGGCACCACCTTCTCTTCTTGCGAGTTCCTTATTCAGATCTTCAATGCGTTTTTTTACTTCTTGGGCAACCGCAACTGTGTTCGAGCCTGACTGTTTGAATACCAATAAGAAAACGGCTTTATTACCGTTAAAGTACGC encodes:
- a CDS encoding TetR/AcrR family transcriptional regulator gives rise to the protein MHSAVEQELTQEKDEVRERIFEKSFELFLRYGFAKTRMEEIARTLRISRKTLYKHFANKHELLKEVMTDKHLRIHGRIEGIFQDPDKSIKEKIQSMRGCLSSEIPHGMNEFLREIRDQAPDIWKQIQSLKEKNINRTMRKMIETGIKNGEIRSDVNPDIVLLIHSAASEAMFDPNFLAQTPYSIRDLVQELDNIIFYGIVKREDT
- a CDS encoding TetR/AcrR family transcriptional regulator, with the protein product MDFAEKKNRLRVLLGASRVFQRKGYAKTRMEDFVEESKIGKKTLYEYYSNKEEVLKAAAEYRQTKAAYKLKRIRNNRALDFSKRFVKMSKELLDVCKPSHFALWKELQDQIPEIWRMVKAKRVQLIDTEIESLLEEGKKLGEFRADLRPDLFIMALIACSDAIYKWEQSPTERRANISELDNIFLYGIIRRGKETLKSSLD
- a CDS encoding efflux RND transporter permease subunit — translated: MNFAELSIKRPIFITCTVLIILVSGYLSLNKLGVDLFPNVTIPVVTVTVPYPGAAPNEIETLIAKPVEDELSTISGVKRIRSTCSEGSGTIILEFTLETDVKYAEQQVRDKVSAVKPKLPNDIKEPIIRRIDPADQPIIILALNANLSEAQIYDIANEEIKQNLLTAKDVGNITIYGGRKREIHVALDRQKLKQHMIPASVVSNRLASGGTNIPAGKVSKADSELVYRTINEFKSPQEIRDTPISLFGNEVPVKIGQLGEVVDTLEDESTRAYFNGNKAVFLLVFKQSGSNTVAVAQEVKKRIEDLNKELARREGGAVLSIANDNSIQIDDNIYDVKETIIIGIALTIVVVLLFLGSVRSTIITGLALPNSLLGAFILMAVAGFTVNVMTLLALSLAVGLLIDDAIVVRENIFRHREMGKTAREASTEGTKEVTLAVIATTMTVIAVFLPIAFVSGVVGQFLREFGLTVCFALLISLYDALTIAPMLSAYFGGKISGAHAQAGHGHSSQEFLSVPTEGKKKKKNGATTTLEEIAFSKIRAQEAPKGIVSRAFSAVFELLKFVFGVLGRILSPIEKGLDGVLSGFNVFQTWLENIYASVLKFTLKRPVFILSSAVLIFVASLMLTKYIPKTFLPAQDQGKFQVTLDMPPGTSVHKMAEIAQDAYKEISSHKEVKLVAMFNTNRTATMFVEMIPAKERNMNTSQFKDLLRKELESFSYANPIVKDVDNVGGGQRPFTLVVSGQNGKVVEEYSRKLFERLRESKALLDVDTSYRAGAPEFRVVPDRQREVLLGIPGTVIGTELRTLVEGTTPAVYRENGVEYDIRVRLKEGQRDLKDNFYNSFVPNFNNMMIPIQNVAKAEETTGLATINRMNRNQSVEIYADVNPDGPGMGGAMEEVAKLTQTELPLPPGVRIGYTGQAENFKEMGTSLGIAMGLGVLFIYMVLASLYESFITPIAIMLVLPLALCGAFIALFLTQKSLDIFSMIGLIMLIGVATKNSILLVDFTNQLIQRGVEMKEAIIEAGRERLRPILMTSFALIAGMAPIAIGLNEASKQRTSMGVAIIGGLISSTVLTLVVVPAAFSYIEKLNNLVRRNSPDPDAR